GCTTCTCTCCTTGCCACGCGTTGTCTTTCCAGCAGCCTATCAATTTAAATCTTGCAGCATCAAGTTACGAGATTATGTAagcattagtttgggaaaattttgcccaatcagagtattatttaatattttatttatttttaataataaaacaggaaaaaactccAAATACCTCTGCCCGATTCGTACGACTCGACGATTTGAACTAGCCTAGTCCTCTGATTATGCCGATATCCTTTACAATCAGAACGTCGATGGTCTGGCCAGGGTCGACCATGATGACGGAGGTGGTGAAGGGTTTGGTATAAGAGGCATTGGTGCCGACGACGGTGAGCTTGTGGTTTGCAATGGTGAAGAATAGTTCTTGGTTGAGTGCAAAGTTGACAATGTGGAGGAGGTTGGTCCCACTAGAATCCACCGGGACGATGACGGTATTTGATTTCATAAGCGATGTCGAGGCTGCTTCAGCCGCACGTGGACGGCGAGGGCAAAGGGCGAAGGAGATGACCGAGTGGCCTATGACGGCGGCGGCGGCCCAATGACACACGCGACAACTACTCGTGACGGTGGCAGCAACTCACGGATGCCCGTAGCATCAATGGGGACTagcctgctctgataccatgttaacaTTCACAATCAAGATTCAAAGCAaaagagagggagaagaagatgcaaagagggagagagagaagtaGCACACGTGCTAGCCATCAGTTGCAATGCTTACATAACATCCCAATTCAAAAGAGTACATAATATAATAAACCTAAACCTAATATAAGTACATAGACCAAAATGAGttaaatatatattatctaaCAAGACACCCTCAGAAAATAGTAAAGACATacgaaaaataaaaatgtatatataaacacaAGTCATAACACAAAGTTATTGTCTTTATTGGTGATTTTCTATTTTAATTGCAATTACATAACACTGGTCTATCTCAttttttaattctaatttttaCAAGAGGGGATTGATTTTGTTGCCACAATAATCTTTCAAAAATTTCTCATTACCAAAGAAATAAGGCGGGTGAAACAATTCATCCTAATCCAAAAAAGGTTGAATAACAAACTATCATTGCAAAAACTTATGGTAGAAACACATGAAATCAATAATTCCAAATTTTAATTTCACAAaattattagatattttattagaATAATTTTAGAACAGATAAAGAATCAAACACAAATATTTTACTTGGTATATTTTCCAAAAATAAGAATCAAACAGAACTTCCACAATTTAATTAGATTGCATGGTATATTTTCCCCAATtttaatgaatcaaacacaaatATTTTACACGATTATAATCAATTTTGTTATAAACAATTCCAAAAATAAGCATCATGAGGAAAATAACAAATCAACAAGAACAAGTACAAATTGGATATGAAAAATCTAACTAAAagcaacaaaaaaaattcaaattcaacacaAGAACAATTGcacatgaaaataataataaattcaaataaattaaataggaaaaCATAATAAACCATAACGTCAAATTGTGGGTTTCCAAATGATGCTTCCAATCACAAAATTTGGTTCAATACAACCAAATTGAATGTACCAAATACTAGTTTATACCATAAACTAACACAATTTTTTAATCAAACTAACGAATCTTAATGAAATAATATCAGAATTTAAGCTTAAGTAAAAGAAACATACCTCGCCTCTCCTTTATATACCTTCCTTCTCAACGTTTGGTTCCTCCTTCACAGCGTTCAACTGCAACAGTCACTTGCTGGGTAGTGTCCAATCATCTGGCTGGTAAGTCATAAGGTCTGCTGCTCTACACTCTACAATTTCACGAGAACAATGGAAGAGAAAGACTTCAAAAATCTAAGTAATACTTGGTGGACGATTCGATAATTTTTGCTGTCATGCGTCAAACAATGCCTAACTTTCTCAGACAAAACTCGCTAAATGGTCTAGCGTCTTTTGCTTAAAAATCGTTTCATTAGAccattcactttttttttttggaatacgcatCGAGTATtcacgcgtccgttttacggtctacgtgactaatcttgcgccccttgaagttgatcccacaactccaaagggagggtaaattcaggagttcaagGGCGGAAACGAGTCCgaaagggtttgaacacctgatctcgtgaaaggcactcccgtaacccgcactaccacctgaaccacaccctgtgGGTAGTTAGACCATTTACTTTGTAGAAAATAAAGTTGTTAGCCAacatttattaaatattttaatacaaaaaaaaccaaaaaaggaaaaaactccaAGATCTCATTACGCGGAGGAACCACGGGCTTGACGCTTGGAGACACGTGTCGCCGCTAAACAGCACCACCAATGGAAAGCTGCACACGTTTCGCTAAACCAATTGCGCTATCTATATATAAAGCCAAAAAAAACAACCTCCGACTTCATCCCAATACCATACCAATACCATACCGTTCGTCGGAGTCATTGCATCTCCCTCTGTTTTGCCCTGCTCTGCTGTGCTCTGCTCACCCCCGGAAAAGAAAACAATCGAACGAAGTCACCGTCGGAGGAAAAGCCAGCCATGTCGCACCTGGTGGACAAGGCGAAGAACTTCGTGGCGGAGAAGGTGGCGGGGATGAAGAAGCCGGAGGCCTCCCTCTCCGACGTCGATCTCAAGGGCGTCAGCCGCGAATGCATCACCTACCACGCCATGGTCGCAGTCAACAACCCCTACTCCCACTCTCTCCCCATTTGCGAGATCGCTTACACCCTCAAAAGCGCAGGCAGGTACGTTCCCCACTTCCCCCATTCcttttcattatttaattaatcCCTTATAAATTCGGATCCATAGATCGATTGATAATAGATCCGTGGAAAATAAAAAGTTAGAAATGTTCGGTAGGCAAATAGCGTCGGGGAATATGGCGGATCCGGGATCTTTGGCGGGGAACGAGACGACGAAGCTGGAGGTGCCGGTGAAGGTGCCGTATAACATACTAGTGAGTCTGGCGAGGGACATTGGCGCAGATTGGGACATAGACTATGAATTGGAATTGAGTCTCATCATCGATCTGCCTGTCATCGGAAACATCACCATTCCTCTATCCAGTAAGGGCGAGATCAAGCTCCCTACGCTCTCCGATGTCTTCTGATCAATtaatttcatctctctctctctctcttccatatTTGGTTCTGTTATTGACTTGATTTCTTCGTTAATGTTTCATAAAGTTGCTGTGAATCTGTGATGATGATATGCTTTcctttttgagaaaaatataatatgtgcatttatttttaaatgaatgaatgagtaaaattttaattttacaagaGGACGAGTTTTttccatttttgatttttatttaataaaatattaaataatagtttgatagaattttttttttctattttttttgggATTACGCACCGAGTattcacgtgtccgttttacggttcaCATGACTAATCATGCATCCCTTGAAGTTAACCCACAATTCCAAAGGGAGAGTAAATTCAAGAGTACAGGGGCGGAAACGATCCCggaagggtttgaacacctgaacTCGTGAAAGGTACTCCCGCAGCCCGTAGCCCGCATTACCACTTGAACCACACCTTgagggtttttttgttttttttttttctattttgatgCATCGCTGATGGTTATGGCCGACTCTTCACAATATGAGGTCCtaagcgaatgatttaattaggatctttaatattttctttttcttttttcgttTTTCATAACCagattcatattttctcattgatataattaaattttaaaattaacactaattataaattgacaaattatataaacaaataaaaataaatttaataaatttataaaaataatagattgaaattATATAAcctagttattattattattgtaaatcaATCGACGAGCGAAACTTTAGAGATATCGAATTCTTGCCGGATACAATGCTCTAACCTTTctcaaaatttaagaaaaagtagaaaaaaaaaaattcaaagtgaaaataatcaaaaaataatGCATAAATATTGAAATCAATATTAAGACAGATGAAAATTACAAAGAATCGGAGGCTTAAAGATAATGAACACAAGAATCAGAGTAAAAATTATAAAGAGActaagagaagggagagagaataaAAGATAAAAAGATTTTTTTAGAAAGATTAAGAGAAAGAGAcgaaagtaataaataataagaaatataataaaattattagttgAGAGCCTCGGCGAGCACCTCACCTGTCTATGGTTCAGCGaattttgaatgaaaactcaGGTTCAGCGaattttgaatgaaaactcaTTGGATCATAGTGTGACCGCTGGCCAACTATGGTTCAACAAATTTTTAATGAAAACTCACTGGATCATAGTCAAATGTCGCTAATTGGTCAGCgagatttaaataattttttaaaaaaattgctaCTTCATGTTTCGTCGGGGACATCTCTCTCGCGGATCCAGCGAATTTTGGATGTGACGTTTGCAGGAACATCTCAAATCCTTCACCCTCCCTTCTTCCCTTCTGCTTCAATCAGCCCAATGAAATCCTCCAACCCCAACAGCCCGTCCCTGTCGGAGTCTGCTGACGTCACCGCCGCCTCCGCCTCCTCCTCCGGCAGGTCGCCGCTGATCATCCCCATACAGCGCCGCATGCTGTATTTTGGCAGAATCTTTTTAATGTACAAGACAGCTGCTTCTACATTTTTGACTGGAAGAGGCTCAAGCTCGCTTCAATTGATCCATGTGGTTCATTGGTTAGCAAATACACATCAAATATAATGTATGAGGTAATTTTTTGCTGCTCACACAATATAAGCCACCGGTAGCAAGCAATTGGCCAGAAGCACGTAATTATTCGCAGCGGCAACGGCGATGGCGACATTGCTCAAACAGGGTTCGCGGCGGTGGTTGTGGTGGGGCGGCATTGCGGAGGGATGCCATTGACGGCCTCCAGATTGATCTCGAAGAGCTCTTGTTCATCTTCTTCCATGTCAGCTCCTCGGATTGGTGCTGCGCAATCCACGACGGGAGAAGCCATGGAAATTGCGAGACTGATCGCGGTCATTTTCTCTCTTATACTAACGCCCTTCTTGCCTCTCTCTGCTTTCCTCTGTTTCAGTTCCACAGAGCCCATCTCGGCACGTAGGAGTTGTCGAGGTTGGCGTTGCTCAGGAGCTCCCTCGCGAACGGGAAATTATAATAGGAGCCGGCCCCTCCACGTGGAACTAGTCCTCCCCTACAATATTTTGACACGTGGCATTTTGGGTCAATTTTTCAAACGATTTGAACTATTTTTAAAGATTTTGGCCATTCCAGATCCAACAGTGTTATCTGTTTGAGGTAATTTCATCTTTAGATTGGCgaataaagatgtcaaacaagAACTCATAGATCGAGATGTTCGACGGTACCAATGTACCATATAAAAGGTATATGAATTGTTTACTTCTTATGAATGGAGGAGAGCTTGAGTGCTATGataaagcatgtcaggtggcaaatacgagcaagtgggagcttgcgatgaaggacgagatgaagtccctcacctctaACAGAACGTGgaaactagctaagttgcccaaaggtaagaaggttcttcaaaacaaatgggtgtacaagatTAAAGAGGAGCAGGATGACTCCAAAAGGTACGAAACctagttggtagtcaaaggcttcaagTAGAGGGAAGGAATTGACTACGAGGTTTGATTAGTGGTCAAAGGCTTCAATCAGagggaaggaattgactacaagGTTCGATTAATAATCAAAGGCTTCGAATAGAatgaaggaattgactacactgacatctttgcaccagttgtgaagttggTGACCACCAAGTTAGTCTTAACGAAGGTGGTAACTgtagagaaactgaagttgtgctcaacttcagttggttttCATGCTTGAAGATAGATATGAGCACATTATTTGCCTATACACTAGTTGAGAtggtcactacaaaaaataaagttattagtgaaggatcaaaaccatcactaataatcacaaaatcgtcactaatattattagtgacgaatttataagtattagtaatggttttaaaTTAGTTAATATATTTGtcgttactactaattattagtgacgaattttgaaatcgtcactaataatgtaatTGGTGATAGTTATAATTTGTAACTAAAATTCAaatatcgtcactataaattctatattggcttgacacaaattcgttactaatagtagggtattagtgatgaatttcaaaaccgtcactaatagccactacaaaaaatgaggttaatcgtgaaggatcaaaaccgtcactattaatcaaaaaaccatcactaatagtattagtgacgattttataagtattagtgacggttttaaaatagtcgCCATaactgccgttactaatacttattagtgacggattactacaagcgtcactaataatggagtagtAGTGGCGGATTAtcaccgtcactataaattatacatcgGTTCGacttaaatctgtcactaatattagactaatagtgacaaatttgaaaaccgtcactaaaagttgagtATTAGTTaagtttcaaaaccatcactaatagtggagtattagtaacgaatataAAACCTTCACTTATACTTGGGCtttagtagagtattagtgaaagtttcaaagccatcactaatagtagagtagtagtaacgaatttaaaatcttcactaatactttgGTTTTAGTGACGACCTTTAAATTCGTCCCTATTAgtctattattaattttttttaataattaattctcGTAAATATCTGTAATTACATTATcctatacataacattaaaccacaattactaaaaaatttatatatcgttcaaatttataaataattcaaattcatattcaaatacattatacaaatttaaattcaaatacagaaattttatttgttcagataaaaaaaatacaaaaaaaaacttAGAAGCTACATCCAATTGTAGCATGACGTCATGCTGATGTTGTGACAGtcacaaaccctacaaattaagaattataaaaaaacaTTAGAATACGATTttttaacatatatgtatatgtactataagtatcaatggtttgatagcaaaataatcggacattcaaacataattaaaaaaaaatgatacaatttaaaatagctaagagcttcatataataagtattaaataatgtaatgtgttcatgcatctcACAAACAATCTATAGAAGAATATAATTCTATAAagaaatagaatgtgatgttcatggtttacatggcttccttaggactcaaaaataactataataatcaaataatgcaaatgagccATGTAGGTGGCGtcaaaaaactaaagaaaagaaaagaacccATGGAAGTATCTAAAACAATTCTATATTTGTTGAATAAAAATAACTTTTTTCTAGGTACACTTTAATATGCCTTAGAATATAACCATCCTTTTTCTACAAGTTATAATATCCATATATAGTGGCTATTACAATTCCACCTTATTCCATTCTGCAAACGAAACATAAATTAAGTTCATCTATAATTTGGTGCTTATAACTAAAAGCAGACATCATaatgtcataaaaaaaaattcctggGACACAGGACAACACTCTAATTATATAGTTTCAAATCGAAAGAGTTAACTAAAAAATGAAACAATCAAGAGAACTTACAAAATCTTTAAATGCAGGGCGATGAGTAACCATCTCATACATATAGCAGCCtggaaaataagaaacaaattaaaccGAAGACTCAAATAATTGTAACTATTATAGATACACCACATAAAACACATACCAAGTGAATATCTGCAAACAATTTAGGACACAAGTTTGACTAACATGcaatataataagctcttaagcatcagttcattagagatgaagttcaaaaataaaacaataaaacgaTATGTTAGAATAAAAGGTATATAACAAGTATTtaatttcaagcatgcaacattttataaaggattttcactcgttctttcaaaaacatttttagcaaaatcatttctgatttcattttttagaaaggtttaacaaaattttggcagcatgctgactgtaatttgaacaattttccaaaaaaatttaacttggaaaggagtttatatatataagggcatgcgagaatcctagattcactacaAGCATGCAATAtacaaatctgcatcagccatgccgATGACACTTATACTACCAGTACTATCAACTCAACccagtatattcacaagatattcaatgaacacACAATAGTTATGACTAGCATAcaatataataagctcttaagcATCAAttcattagagatgaagttcaaaattaaaataataaaacaatatgttagaataagaTGTATATAGCAAGCATGCAACTTTgtataaaggattttcactcatcctttcaagaaaatttttagcaaaatcatttctgatttcattttttagaaaagtttaacaaaatttcggcagcatgtcgactgtaatttgaacaatttcccaaaaaaaattgtCCTGAAAaggaatttatatatatagaagggcatgtgagaatcctagattcactaccagcatgcaatacacaaatctgcatcagccatgtagatgacatttatactacctGTACTATCAACtcaatctagtatattcacaagatattcaatgaacacacaatagttgtgactagcatgcaatataataaaGACCTCATATATAGCTAGTGGAACCAAATTAATAACAATGGGAGATTCAAACCCTAAACTGGCGTGCCacgaattttattttattttttttagtgaaCTCGATCTTCAATAAAATCTCAATCTTAATCTCAATAATAAAGAAGACTTAAATTCATAGATTACAATAGTCAACAAAGATCCTAACACCAATTCCTTATTGTTCTTCATATGAAAATTCCATATAAAGATTTGGGGTTTTCACTCAATTGACAAACAATCCATATTATGATTAGAATTAACTAGATAAGAAATCCTACTAAAGAAAAAGGCAATTATTGCAATGAGGATGAGGGGCAAACATTACAAAAGGTGCTGGAAATGGTGAAGAAAaaatctaaataaataaatagtcatATGCAACCTAATAGGTAACCAAAAAGAACTTAGTTCTCATTTCGGAGCATTTAAAAAAAAGCACTTAtaacacttatcacttaaaataagcacttttgTAATGGCAATTTTGAGCTTCACCTTTCCCTCATAGGCTCATACTTTCTAAGACCCACATCAATGCTAATTATACCAAGtaatattaaattcagaatacaGAATGTACTGATTTCATATTATTACTACGAAACCCCATAATGGCAAATATGTTGCAGAATCAAACTAcatttacataccttctaatgagaggaggagccacctACATCATCTGGACGAGATTTGTGCATCATTTGTTCGAGTTGCGCTTGCTTGTTCCTAAAGAACTCCAGCTTGGCTTCAAAGTTGGACACCTTCTCCTTTAGTTACTCGTTCTCCAGGCCATAGTTGGACACCGTCTCTTTCAGCTGCTGGTTCTTCATGCCATAGTTAGACACCGTATCTTTCAATTActagttctccatttccattGCCTGCATCCGGTGAACCATCTGATCCGCTCGAGACTCGGCGGCTCGACACACTCGTTC
This region of Malania oleifera isolate guangnan ecotype guangnan chromosome 10, ASM2987363v1, whole genome shotgun sequence genomic DNA includes:
- the LOC131165806 gene encoding late embryogenesis abundant protein Lea14-A-like — translated: MSHLVDKAKNFVAEKVAGMKKPEASLSDVDLKGVSRECITYHAMVAVNNPYSHSLPICEIAYTLKSAGRQIASGNMADPGSLAGNETTKLEVPVKVPYNILVSLARDIGADWDIDYELELSLIIDLPVIGNITIPLSSKGEIKLPTLSDVF